In Actinomycetes bacterium, the DNA window ATCGCGCTCCGCCCGGCCGCCAGGGCGGCCTCGACCAGCGCCACGACCCGGGCGCCGCGCTCCTCGCCCGGCAGGGTCCTCCAGTACACCGCCCCGGCCCGGCCCCGGCCGACCAGCTCGACCAAGGGGTCGGCCGCCGCCGCGCCGCCGGCCGGCCCCGAGTCGCCGGTGACGGCGCCGCTCGGGAGCGGCGCAGCCTCGGACGCCTCCACGGCCGCGACCCGGGCTGGGACGGCCAGGCGGAGCACGTCGGTCAGGGTGCCCGCCCAGCGGGTGGCGACCCAGCGCAGCAGGTCCAGCTCCTCGGGGCCGAACACGGGGACGGGCGACACCAGGCGCTCCACGTCGCGGGCGCCGTCGGGGAGCTCGTCGGTGAACCCGACCACCCAGGCATCGACCCGGCGCCGGCCGCCAAACGGGACCTTCACCCGGCTGCCGAACCGGACCTGGCCGCGCAGCGCCTCGGGCAGGCGGTAGGTGAACGGCCGGTCGAGGTGAAAGAGGGGCACGTCAACGACGACCTCGACCCCGGCCGTGGCGGCGCCCCCGGCCGCGACGGTGACCCCGCCCGCGGCCGGGTGGTGAGCCTCGGCTGGCGCGGTCGTCCTAGAGGGAGGCGGCCGCCCTGGCCAGCTCCTCGGCCCGGGTGGTCGACTCCCAGGTGAACTCCGGCTCGGTCCGGCCGAAGTGCCCATAGGCGGCCGTCTTGCGGTAGATGGGCCGGCGCAGGTCGAGGTCGCGGACGATCGCGGCCGGGCGCAGGTCGAAGAACTCGGGGATGAGCTTGCCGAGCTTCTCCGGGTCGACCTGCTCGGTGCCGAACGTCTCCACGAACACGCTCACCGGGTGGGCGACGCCGATCGCGTAGGCGACCTGGACCTCGCAGCGGCGGGCCAGGCCGGCGGCGACCACGTTCTTGGCGACCCAGCGGACGGCGTAGGCGGCCGAGCGGTCGACCTTGGTCGGGTCCTTGCCGCTGAACGCCCCGCCGCCGTGGCGGGCCATGCCGCCGTAGGTGTCGACGATGATCTTGCGCCCGGTCAGCCCGCAGTCGCCAACCGGCCCGCCGATGACGAAGCGCCCGGTCGGGTTGACGTGGATCTTCGTCTCGCCGTCGATCAGCTTCTCGGGGATCTCGCTCTTGATCACGTGCCGGATCATGTCGGCGCGGATCTTCTCCTGCTCGGCGTCGGGCTCGTGCTGGGTCGAGA includes these proteins:
- the metK gene encoding methionine adenosyltransferase, coding for AKVDYMQVARETLNKVGYTDDRFGICGDTCGIMVSIHNQSPDIAQGVAKDRKVHLEQGAGDQGMMFGYACNETPEFMPTPIMFAHRLMMKLADLRFSRKLKYLRPDAKSQVTIEYDGQQPVRVEAIVISTQHEPDAEQEKIRADMIRHVIKSEIPEKLIDGETKIHVNPTGRFVIGGPVGDCGLTGRKIIVDTYGGMARHGGGAFSGKDPTKVDRSAAYAVRWVAKNVVAAGLARRCEVQVAYAIGVAHPVSVFVETFGTEQVDPEKLGKLIPEFFDLRPAAIVRDLDLRRPIYRKTAAYGHFGRTEPEFTWESTTRAEELARAAASL